Proteins from a single region of Runella sp. SP2:
- a CDS encoding saccharopine dehydrogenase family protein: MSKVLIIGAGGVGGVVAHKCAMNSHVFTEIMLASRTKSKCDKIAADIKEMHGVTIQTAAVDADIVAELVVLIKSFQPKMVINVALPYQDLTIMDACLETGVHYLDTANYEPKDVAKFEYSWQWAYQERFKEAGLMALLGCGFDPGVTQVFTSFANKHQFDEMHYLDIIDCNAGNHGKAFATNFNPEINIREITQPGRYWENGEWVEIPAMSIHKPIDYPGIGPKESYVLYHEELESLVKNFPTLKRARFWMTFGQAYLTHLEVLQNVGMTSIAPIKFQGMDIVPLEFLKAVLPPPDSLGENYTGQTSIGCQIKGIKDGQDKTYYVWNNCDHAECWKEVRAQAVSYTTGVPAMIGAMLMLTNADWMKAGVWNCEELNPDPFMDLLNQHGLPWHEQINQPLPHEY, encoded by the coding sequence ATGTCAAAAGTCTTAATCATAGGAGCAGGAGGAGTAGGGGGCGTGGTTGCGCACAAATGCGCAATGAATTCGCACGTTTTTACCGAAATCATGCTTGCCAGCCGTACCAAGTCGAAATGCGATAAAATTGCGGCTGACATCAAAGAAATGCACGGGGTAACGATTCAAACGGCCGCAGTGGACGCCGACATCGTGGCGGAACTTGTGGTGCTTATCAAGTCGTTTCAGCCTAAAATGGTGATTAACGTGGCTTTGCCTTACCAAGATCTTACCATCATGGATGCGTGCTTGGAAACGGGAGTTCACTACCTCGATACGGCCAACTACGAACCAAAAGACGTGGCAAAGTTTGAATATAGCTGGCAATGGGCATACCAAGAGCGTTTCAAAGAGGCGGGCTTGATGGCATTGTTGGGCTGTGGATTTGACCCAGGTGTGACGCAGGTGTTTACGTCGTTTGCCAACAAGCACCAGTTTGATGAAATGCACTACCTCGACATTATCGACTGCAACGCTGGAAACCACGGAAAGGCATTTGCAACCAATTTTAACCCCGAAATCAACATTCGTGAGATTACGCAGCCAGGTCGCTACTGGGAAAATGGGGAGTGGGTGGAAATTCCTGCGATGAGCATTCACAAGCCGATTGATTACCCTGGCATTGGCCCCAAAGAAAGCTACGTGTTGTACCACGAAGAGTTGGAGTCGTTGGTGAAAAACTTCCCAACGTTGAAGCGCGCTCGTTTTTGGATGACGTTCGGACAGGCGTATTTGACGCACTTAGAAGTACTCCAAAACGTGGGTATGACGAGCATTGCGCCGATTAAGTTTCAGGGCATGGACATTGTGCCGTTGGAGTTTTTGAAAGCGGTATTGCCTCCGCCAGATTCATTGGGTGAAAACTACACAGGACAAACGTCGATTGGTTGCCAAATCAAAGGTATCAAAGACGGTCAAGATAAAACGTACTACGTGTGGAACAACTGCGACCATGCCGAGTGCTGGAAAGAAGTACGTGCGCAGGCAGTTAGCTACACCACAGGCGTACCAGCGATGATTGGTGCGATGTTGATGTTGACCAACGCCGATTGGATGAAAGCGGGTGTTTGGAACTGTGAAGAGCTAAATCCAGATCCATTTATGGACTTGCTCAATCAGCACGGTTTGCCGTGGCACGAGCAAATCAACCAGCCGTTGCCGCACGAGTATTAG
- a CDS encoding DUF456 domain-containing protein, whose amino-acid sequence MDILLLILAIAGLLVGLAGAVLPLPGPPLSFVGLLCLYFCSYATMSSWVLYSFGFVTAIITVLDYYVPIWGIKKFGGSQYGTWGSTLGLLLGFFVIPALGIFLGAFLGALVGELIGGMAFDKALKAAFGSFLGFLSGIVMKVILCLAMIIYAVMALV is encoded by the coding sequence ATGGACATTCTCTTACTCATTTTAGCCATTGCTGGGTTGTTGGTTGGGCTTGCAGGCGCCGTTCTTCCCCTCCCTGGGCCGCCATTAAGTTTTGTTGGTCTGTTGTGCCTTTACTTTTGCAGCTACGCCACCATGAGCTCATGGGTATTGTACTCGTTTGGATTTGTGACGGCCATTATCACTGTATTGGATTACTACGTACCCATTTGGGGTATCAAAAAATTTGGTGGGAGCCAATACGGCACTTGGGGCTCGACCTTAGGGCTACTGCTTGGCTTTTTTGTCATTCCTGCCTTGGGAATATTTTTAGGGGCATTTTTAGGAGCACTGGTAGGCGAACTTATTGGCGGGATGGCCTTCGACAAAGCCTTAAAAGCTGCTTTTGGCTCATTTTTGGGCTTTTTATCGGGAATTGTAATGAAAGTAATTTTGTGTTTGGCCATGATTATTTACGCCGTTATGGCCTTGGTCTAA
- a CDS encoding TonB-dependent receptor yields the protein MQSYFRLKNNRFHHLFSRYSYFFIAVITLLLSTSQTSHSQTLTQTIRGIVVDKNVQMPIAGVSIVLVGSQPLRGTTTSSEGDFVLPNVPIGRQTLKVTYMGYKEMVMSNITVNAGKELVLTIGLEEDITQLAEITVKPTVEKDKPLNDMATVSARTFSVEETQRYAAAVNDPARMATAYAGVMSADDGGNNIVIRGNSPNGLLWRMEGIDIPNPNHFSSLGASGGGISILSAQVLTNSDFMTGAFPAEYGNALSGVFDLKLRKGNNQKREYTVQAGLLGLDVAAEGPFSSNYKGSYLVNYRYSTLELLSKIGLPVGDFAQRFQDISYNISLPTQKWGKFTLFGFGGLSNSTGEAKADSTLWKTDGDKRFDFQFKSNTGAWGATHSLNFSPNALLKTVVLYSTYENGFQQKRLSDTYALEPRYDENYQLNKLSVASTLNYKFSARLALRTGAIWSHQKYDFFREGWNAEAKKIERYVSSNGQTATLQLFAQANYKLSERMTANLGVHTLRLFLNNRQSIEPRASVKWDFAAGQSLALGYGLHSQSHPLALYFFSKTAGDTPNSLPNQSLDFSKAHHLVLSYDRLLNEHTRLKTETYYQSLYGVPVSANQRDAFSLLNALDGFINQPLANDGKGENYGIELTLERFLHNNFYYLVSGSVFKSSYQGSDEIWRSTRFDAGGAVNVLVGKEWQLGQGKNNVLGISLKTTYMGGYRTTPIDLAASRSQGQTVWIDAQTNQDKLDAYFRSDVRVSWKRNKNGFTSTLSLDLQNATNRQNVYNYYFDSNLNEIRTVYQLPLIPVLNYRVEF from the coding sequence ATGCAAAGCTACTTTCGTTTAAAAAACAATCGTTTCCATCACCTTTTTTCGCGTTACTCGTATTTTTTCATCGCAGTCATCACCCTCTTGCTTTCCACCTCACAAACCTCTCATTCACAAACTCTTACCCAAACTATTCGCGGGATTGTGGTTGATAAAAACGTCCAAATGCCCATTGCAGGAGTGAGTATTGTACTGGTGGGTAGCCAACCACTCCGAGGTACAACAACTAGCAGCGAGGGCGACTTTGTTTTGCCCAATGTGCCGATAGGCCGTCAAACGTTGAAAGTGACGTATATGGGCTACAAAGAGATGGTTATGAGCAACATCACGGTCAATGCGGGTAAAGAGTTGGTTCTTACCATCGGCCTCGAAGAAGACATCACGCAGTTGGCCGAAATCACGGTCAAACCCACCGTTGAAAAAGACAAACCCCTCAACGACATGGCCACGGTAAGCGCCCGTACGTTTTCGGTCGAAGAAACTCAACGCTATGCCGCCGCTGTCAACGACCCTGCGCGCATGGCAACGGCCTACGCGGGGGTAATGTCAGCCGACGACGGGGGCAATAATATTGTCATTCGGGGTAACTCGCCCAACGGCCTGCTGTGGCGAATGGAGGGCATTGATATTCCCAACCCCAACCACTTTTCGAGTTTGGGTGCTTCGGGTGGTGGTATTTCGATTTTGAGCGCGCAGGTATTGACCAACTCTGATTTTATGACGGGCGCTTTCCCCGCCGAATACGGAAATGCACTCTCGGGCGTATTTGACCTTAAACTCCGCAAAGGCAACAACCAAAAGCGCGAATACACTGTTCAGGCGGGACTTTTGGGCCTAGACGTGGCTGCCGAAGGGCCTTTTTCTTCCAACTATAAAGGTTCTTATTTGGTCAACTATCGCTATTCAACCCTCGAACTTTTGAGCAAAATTGGACTTCCCGTCGGCGATTTTGCCCAGCGTTTTCAGGATATTTCGTACAACATTTCGCTTCCTACCCAAAAATGGGGCAAATTCACGCTCTTTGGTTTTGGTGGATTGAGCAACAGCACGGGGGAAGCTAAAGCCGATTCTACCCTGTGGAAAACCGACGGAGACAAACGGTTTGACTTCCAATTCAAATCAAATACGGGCGCTTGGGGCGCAACGCACTCACTTAACTTCAGCCCAAATGCCTTATTAAAAACGGTGGTGTTGTATTCGACCTACGAGAACGGTTTTCAACAAAAACGGTTGTCCGATACCTATGCCCTTGAGCCACGGTACGACGAAAACTATCAACTCAACAAACTCTCAGTAGCAAGTACCCTCAATTACAAATTTAGCGCCCGACTTGCCCTCCGCACAGGCGCGATTTGGAGCCATCAGAAGTACGATTTTTTCCGCGAAGGCTGGAATGCCGAAGCTAAAAAAATTGAGCGGTATGTGTCGTCCAACGGCCAAACCGCCACTTTACAGCTCTTTGCCCAAGCCAACTACAAGCTATCTGAGCGAATGACGGCTAACCTTGGGGTACATACCTTGCGCTTATTCCTCAACAACCGCCAGAGCATCGAGCCTCGGGCCTCGGTTAAATGGGACTTCGCAGCGGGGCAGTCATTGGCGCTGGGCTATGGACTTCATAGTCAGTCACATCCGTTGGCTTTGTACTTTTTTTCCAAAACAGCAGGCGATACGCCTAACTCTCTCCCCAACCAATCGCTTGATTTTTCAAAAGCTCACCACTTAGTTCTCTCTTACGACCGTCTCCTCAACGAGCATACCCGCCTCAAAACCGAAACCTATTACCAGTCACTTTATGGTGTGCCCGTGAGTGCTAACCAACGCGATGCCTTTTCGCTGCTCAATGCACTGGATGGTTTTATTAATCAACCTTTGGCCAACGATGGGAAGGGCGAAAACTACGGAATTGAGCTGACCCTAGAGCGTTTTTTACACAATAACTTCTATTACCTCGTCAGTGGCTCGGTTTTTAAATCAAGCTACCAAGGTTCCGACGAAATTTGGCGTAGCACGCGTTTTGACGCAGGAGGAGCAGTGAATGTATTGGTGGGCAAAGAATGGCAACTAGGTCAAGGAAAAAACAACGTACTGGGTATCAGCCTCAAAACCACGTACATGGGCGGCTACCGCACCACGCCCATTGACCTCGCGGCTTCCCGCAGCCAAGGACAAACAGTATGGATTGATGCCCAAACCAACCAAGATAAGTTGGATGCGTATTTTCGGTCGGACGTGCGGGTAAGTTGGAAGCGCAACAAAAACGGTTTTACCAGTACGCTTTCTCTCGACCTTCAGAATGCCACCAACCGCCAAAATGTGTACAATTATTATTTTGATTCCAACCTCAACGAAATCCGAACGGTCTATCAACTGCCGCTCATTCCTGTCTTGAACTACCGAGTGGAGTTTTAG
- the hutG gene encoding formimidoylglutamase produces the protein MPHPPQPNLWQGRNDGDAPDLWRWYQVVECTPLAELTARKAIALLGFACDEGVRRNKGRLGASAAPSVLRSVCANFPAHSLTKGALVDVGDCVCEGTKLEEAQSELADTVEQLVQLGYRSMVFGGGHEVMYGHFRGLRKAFPRQRIGIINFDAHFDIREPDPAVGASSGTGFWQLAQEESDFHYLALGIQTNSNTQRLFATAKHYGVKHLLADDFYPENIMLILHTIAVFMERVDKVYLTICMDVFAAPYAPGVSALAYNGLVPDRTFRQALQAILSSPKLVSADIAELNPSLDIDNRTARLAASLVFEIVNAGVK, from the coding sequence ATGCCTCACCCCCCTCAACCCAACCTCTGGCAAGGCCGCAACGACGGCGATGCCCCCGATTTGTGGCGCTGGTACCAAGTGGTGGAATGTACACCGCTGGCCGAACTCACCGCCCGTAAAGCCATTGCCCTACTGGGCTTTGCCTGCGACGAAGGCGTGCGCCGCAATAAAGGCCGCTTAGGCGCCAGTGCTGCACCGAGTGTGCTTCGTTCGGTTTGTGCCAATTTCCCAGCACATTCGCTGACCAAAGGAGCGCTGGTGGACGTGGGCGATTGCGTGTGCGAAGGCACGAAGCTCGAAGAAGCCCAAAGCGAACTGGCCGACACCGTGGAGCAACTCGTCCAACTGGGCTACCGATCGATGGTATTTGGAGGTGGCCACGAAGTCATGTACGGGCATTTTCGAGGCCTTCGGAAGGCGTTTCCCCGCCAAAGAATCGGAATCATCAATTTTGATGCGCATTTCGATATTCGTGAGCCTGACCCTGCGGTGGGGGCAAGTTCAGGGACGGGTTTTTGGCAATTGGCGCAGGAAGAAAGCGATTTTCATTACTTGGCTTTGGGGATTCAGACCAATAGCAATACCCAACGTTTGTTTGCTACCGCCAAACACTACGGCGTAAAGCACCTCTTGGCCGACGATTTTTACCCAGAAAATATCATGCTTATTTTGCACACGATTGCGGTCTTCATGGAACGGGTTGACAAAGTCTATTTGACGATTTGTATGGACGTGTTTGCGGCACCATACGCGCCAGGGGTGAGTGCCTTGGCGTACAATGGCCTGGTGCCCGACCGTACCTTTCGGCAAGCACTGCAAGCCATTCTTTCGTCGCCCAAACTTGTGAGTGCCGACATCGCCGAGCTTAATCCTAGCCTCGACATCGACAACCGCACTGCTCGCTTGGCGGCTAGTTTGGTGTTTGAAATCGTGAATGCTGGGGTGAAGTAA
- a CDS encoding DUF2281 domain-containing protein, whose product MVTEKKILAEIYQLPESLKLEVLHFVTFLKQNQNSQKVETKKKERVFGLSKGKYKMSDDFSAPLDDFNDYM is encoded by the coding sequence ATGGTAACGGAGAAAAAAATCTTAGCTGAAATCTATCAACTTCCCGAAAGTCTCAAATTGGAGGTTTTGCACTTTGTGACCTTTTTAAAGCAAAATCAAAATTCTCAAAAAGTAGAAACGAAAAAAAAAGAGCGAGTTTTTGGCCTATCGAAAGGGAAATACAAAATGAGCGATGATTTTTCAGCGCCTCTTGATGATTTTAATGACTACATGTAA
- a CDS encoding type II toxin-antitoxin system VapC family toxin yields MKYLIDSCTFLWFNEGSNKISPLAHQLIRDPNNEIYISIASLWEISIKTSLHKLEIAGGYNTVIEDIITNNMDILSINFSHTLIQNKLPFYHRDPFDRMIVSQAIAENMNLISSDVIFDSYLATSPVKRIW; encoded by the coding sequence ATGAAATACCTAATTGATAGTTGCACTTTTTTATGGTTCAATGAAGGCTCCAATAAAATCAGCCCATTAGCGCATCAACTCATACGAGACCCAAACAATGAGATATACATCAGCATAGCCAGTTTGTGGGAAATTTCTATAAAAACATCACTTCATAAGCTCGAAATAGCGGGAGGGTACAACACTGTAATAGAAGATATTATCACAAATAATATGGATATTTTGTCAATCAATTTCTCGCATACTTTAATTCAAAATAAACTACCTTTCTATCATCGGGATCCTTTTGACAGAATGATTGTTTCTCAAGCTATTGCTGAAAATATGAACCTTATCAGTAGTGACGTGATATTTGACTCATACTTAGCTACTTCACCAGTGAAGAGAATCTGGTAA
- the hutI gene encoding imidazolonepropionase gives MKLLGPFTQIVTLRGLPEKGVLKDEALEVIKDGGVLLHNGRIQAVGGFESLVKMYPEATVEEITQPTVLLPSFVDCHTHTCFAGSRANDFAARNAGKTYLEIAAAGGGIWSSVSQTRACDEQTLFELTLGRVERLLQQGIKTLEIKSGYGLDLENELKMLRVIGRVQQFFHSKARIVPTCLAAHIKPKDFEGSQEAYLEWITAELLPQIRTEQLSQRVDIFVEQSAFGLAESRQFLQKAKALGFDLTVHADQFTAGSSTLAVEMGALSADHLEASTEKEIHALAQSDTVAVVLPGASLGLGEPFAPARKLLDAGACVAIASDFNPGSAPMGDLLTQAAILATYQKLSTAEVLAGLTFRAAKALKLTEVGRIETGYSVDLQGYACADCREVLYQQGRLKPYGVW, from the coding sequence ATGAAATTACTTGGGCCATTTACGCAGATAGTGACCTTGCGGGGTTTGCCCGAGAAGGGCGTCCTTAAAGACGAAGCACTGGAGGTTATCAAAGACGGCGGGGTGCTACTCCATAACGGACGGATTCAGGCCGTGGGTGGGTTTGAGTCGTTGGTAAAAATGTACCCAGAGGCGACGGTGGAGGAAATCACCCAACCGACGGTGCTGCTGCCAAGTTTTGTGGATTGCCACACGCATACCTGTTTTGCGGGAAGCCGTGCTAACGATTTTGCGGCCCGCAATGCGGGAAAAACCTACCTCGAAATTGCGGCGGCGGGCGGCGGGATTTGGAGCAGTGTAAGCCAAACTCGAGCCTGCGACGAACAAACCCTTTTTGAGCTAACCCTCGGGCGGGTAGAACGTTTGTTGCAGCAGGGTATCAAGACGCTCGAAATTAAAAGCGGCTATGGCTTAGACCTTGAAAATGAGCTGAAAATGCTGCGAGTCATTGGGCGAGTGCAGCAGTTTTTTCATTCGAAAGCACGTATCGTACCGACTTGTTTGGCGGCGCATATCAAGCCCAAAGACTTTGAGGGTTCGCAGGAGGCGTATTTGGAATGGATAACGGCAGAATTATTGCCCCAAATCCGCACCGAGCAACTGAGCCAACGGGTGGATATTTTCGTGGAGCAATCGGCGTTTGGGCTTGCCGAAAGTAGGCAGTTTTTACAGAAAGCCAAGGCATTGGGCTTTGACCTGACGGTTCATGCCGACCAGTTTACGGCAGGAAGTTCGACGTTGGCCGTGGAGATGGGGGCTTTGTCGGCCGACCACTTGGAAGCGAGCACCGAAAAGGAGATTCATGCCTTGGCGCAGTCGGATACGGTGGCGGTGGTTTTGCCAGGGGCGTCGTTGGGCTTGGGTGAGCCTTTTGCTCCCGCCCGCAAGCTTTTGGATGCGGGGGCTTGCGTGGCCATTGCCTCCGATTTTAACCCAGGTTCTGCCCCGATGGGCGACTTGCTGACCCAAGCGGCTATTTTGGCTACCTATCAAAAACTAAGCACGGCCGAGGTACTGGCAGGGCTGACGTTCAGAGCCGCTAAGGCGTTGAAATTAACGGAAGTGGGGCGAATTGAAACAGGGTACTCGGTTGATTTACAAGGATATGCTTGCGCCGATTGCCGAGAAGTTCTTTACCAACAAGGGAGGTTGAAACCGTACGGGGTGTGGTGA
- the hutU gene encoding urocanate hydratase: MTTSEFIKTYANHPHYKAPRGTQLHAKSWQTEAPLRMLLNNLDAEVAENPDELVVYGGIGQAARSRESLQKIIEILLELDEEHSLLVQSGKPVGIVRTHPQAPRVLIANSNLVPAWSTWEHFNELRAKGLMMYGQMTAGSWIYIGTQGILQGTYETFVECGRQHFGGDLRGKLLVTGGLGGMGGAQPLAATLAGATFLGVDIDPTRIQKRLETRYIDRMTHSYDEAVGWVLEAKAKGENVSVGLVGDIGDVLQKLLEDNIIPEILTDQTSAHDPLNGYVPHGMSLEEAKQLRQENPADYQMCSKKSMARHVGLMLEMQKRGSIVFDYGNNLREFARQGGEPNAFSFPGFTPAYIRQLFCEGKGPFRWVALSGNPDDIRVTDEALMEAFPENNALIRWLTEAQTKIAFQGLPARICWLGMGEREKAGLIFNELVKTGKVKAPIVIGRDHLDCGSVASPNRETESMLDGSDAVSDWTLLNLMSNTSGGATWVSFHHGGGVGMGYSQHAGMVVLADGTDRAEACLRRVLYNDPAMGVFRHHDAGYEKASHWADKFGLSGPLTPNGGII; the protein is encoded by the coding sequence ATGACGACTTCCGAATTTATTAAAACCTACGCCAATCACCCGCACTACAAAGCGCCGAGAGGAACGCAACTGCACGCCAAGTCGTGGCAAACGGAAGCGCCGTTGCGGATGTTATTGAACAACCTCGACGCCGAAGTGGCCGAAAATCCCGATGAATTGGTGGTGTACGGCGGCATCGGACAAGCAGCTCGCAGCCGTGAGTCGCTGCAAAAAATCATCGAAATTTTGCTGGAATTGGACGAAGAACATTCGTTGTTGGTGCAGTCGGGAAAGCCCGTGGGCATCGTGCGTACGCATCCGCAAGCACCCCGAGTGCTCATCGCCAACAGTAATTTGGTGCCTGCGTGGTCCACGTGGGAGCATTTTAATGAGTTGAGAGCCAAAGGGTTGATGATGTACGGGCAAATGACGGCAGGGAGCTGGATTTACATTGGTACCCAAGGCATTTTGCAAGGAACGTACGAAACCTTTGTAGAATGTGGTCGTCAACATTTTGGAGGAGACCTGCGGGGTAAATTGCTGGTAACGGGCGGTTTGGGCGGCATGGGTGGCGCACAGCCGTTGGCCGCAACGCTGGCGGGGGCTACGTTTTTGGGCGTGGACATTGACCCCACCCGCATTCAGAAACGCCTCGAAACGCGTTACATCGACCGCATGACGCACAGCTACGACGAGGCCGTCGGCTGGGTGCTGGAAGCCAAAGCCAAAGGCGAAAACGTGTCGGTGGGGCTGGTGGGCGACATTGGCGATGTGTTGCAAAAACTGTTAGAAGACAACATTATCCCCGAAATTTTGACCGACCAAACCTCCGCACACGATCCGCTGAATGGGTACGTTCCCCACGGAATGAGTTTGGAAGAAGCTAAACAACTTCGCCAAGAAAACCCTGCGGATTACCAAATGTGCTCCAAAAAAAGCATGGCTCGTCACGTGGGCTTGATGCTCGAAATGCAAAAAAGAGGTTCGATTGTGTTTGACTACGGCAACAACCTGCGGGAGTTTGCCCGTCAGGGAGGTGAACCCAATGCGTTTAGCTTTCCTGGGTTTACGCCTGCGTACATACGGCAGTTGTTTTGCGAAGGCAAAGGGCCTTTTCGATGGGTGGCGCTTTCGGGTAACCCCGACGATATTCGGGTAACGGACGAGGCACTGATGGAGGCTTTCCCCGAAAACAACGCCTTGATTCGATGGCTCACCGAGGCCCAAACCAAGATTGCGTTTCAGGGCTTGCCCGCCCGTATTTGTTGGCTGGGCATGGGCGAACGGGAAAAAGCGGGTTTGATTTTCAATGAGTTGGTAAAAACGGGCAAGGTAAAAGCCCCAATTGTGATTGGACGTGACCACCTCGACTGCGGCTCGGTGGCATCGCCCAACCGTGAGACGGAGTCGATGCTTGATGGCTCCGATGCCGTTTCGGACTGGACGCTACTCAATCTCATGTCCAATACCTCAGGCGGGGCAACGTGGGTGTCGTTTCACCACGGTGGGGGCGTGGGCATGGGCTACTCCCAACACGCTGGTATGGTGGTGTTGGCCGACGGAACCGACCGTGCCGAAGCCTGTCTCCGACGGGTGTTGTACAACGACCCTGCCATGGGTGTGTTTAGGCACCACGATGCGGGCTACGAAAAAGCGAGCCACTGGGCCGATAAATTTGGGTTGAGCGGCCCCCTAACCCCCAATGGGGGAATAATATAA
- the hutH gene encoding histidine ammonia-lyase — MFFYGKDTLTVGKTLQLVEGKLQGVLCEEVVQKIEESHQFVKNIVAQHETVYGINTGFGPLCDTPISEEQTKTLQYNLLISHSVGVGNPILPEIAKTMLICKVHALAQGYSGISLHTLRRILWHIENDIIPVVPEKGSVGASGDLAPLAHLFLPLIGLGYVYWNAQKVPTAHALAHFELAPIELGPKEGLALINGTQFILAHAVRGVARLHHCLEMADLIGAFSLEALMGSVKPFDARLHQIRPFRGSMLVAQRLRRLIDGSEVLASHTDCGRVQDPYSLRCMPQVHGASRNAWLHLKELTEIELNAVTDNPVVLGDHDTISGGNFHGQPLALPLDYATLAAAEVGNISDRRCYLMLEGRFGLPKLLLKETGLNSGFMIPQYTTAALVSENKSLCFPASADSIPTSLGQEDHVSMGSISGRKLNQVIDNLEYILAIELLYASQALEFRRPLQSSAVMEKLLGEIRKHVPFATEDKIFSDDIATLHQLLQTDILPNLVSETCNLNEHYDDFRIY; from the coding sequence ATGTTTTTCTACGGTAAAGATACCCTGACGGTAGGGAAAACCCTGCAACTCGTCGAAGGCAAACTCCAAGGAGTGCTTTGCGAAGAGGTCGTCCAAAAAATAGAAGAAAGCCATCAGTTTGTGAAAAACATCGTGGCGCAGCACGAAACCGTTTACGGCATCAATACGGGCTTTGGGCCGCTGTGCGATACGCCTATTTCGGAAGAACAAACCAAGACGCTTCAGTACAATTTGCTTATCAGCCACAGCGTGGGAGTGGGCAACCCGATTTTGCCCGAAATCGCCAAAACCATGCTCATTTGCAAGGTTCATGCCTTAGCGCAGGGGTATTCGGGGATCAGCCTCCATACCCTTCGGCGTATCCTTTGGCACATCGAGAATGATATTATCCCCGTCGTTCCTGAAAAGGGTTCGGTGGGAGCCTCGGGCGATTTGGCACCTTTGGCGCACCTTTTTTTGCCGCTGATTGGCTTGGGATACGTGTATTGGAACGCGCAAAAAGTGCCCACGGCGCACGCCTTGGCGCATTTTGAGTTGGCTCCGATTGAGCTAGGGCCCAAGGAAGGATTGGCGCTCATTAATGGCACGCAGTTTATTTTGGCCCATGCGGTGCGTGGGGTGGCTCGCCTGCACCACTGCCTCGAAATGGCCGACCTCATCGGGGCGTTTTCGTTGGAAGCGCTGATGGGTTCGGTAAAGCCGTTTGATGCCCGTTTGCACCAAATTCGACCGTTTCGGGGGAGTATGCTGGTGGCGCAGCGCTTACGGCGACTGATAGACGGCTCGGAGGTATTGGCCTCGCATACCGACTGCGGTCGAGTACAAGACCCCTATTCGTTGCGTTGTATGCCGCAGGTACACGGGGCGTCTCGCAATGCGTGGCTGCATCTGAAAGAATTGACTGAAATTGAACTTAATGCCGTAACTGACAACCCCGTGGTGCTGGGCGACCACGATACCATCAGCGGGGGAAATTTTCACGGGCAACCTTTGGCCTTACCACTCGACTACGCCACTTTGGCCGCTGCCGAAGTGGGCAACATCTCCGACCGCCGTTGTTATTTGATGCTCGAAGGGCGTTTTGGCTTGCCTAAACTACTGTTGAAAGAAACGGGTCTGAACTCTGGTTTTATGATTCCGCAGTACACAACGGCGGCGTTGGTTTCTGAGAATAAATCCCTCTGTTTCCCTGCTTCTGCCGATAGCATTCCTACCTCGCTGGGACAGGAAGATCACGTTTCGATGGGTTCTATCAGTGGTCGAAAATTAAACCAAGTGATTGATAATCTGGAGTATATTTTGGCCATTGAGCTGCTCTATGCTTCCCAAGCGCTGGAGTTTCGCCGACCGCTGCAATCGAGTGCGGTGATGGAAAAACTCCTGGGCGAAATCCGAAAACACGTGCCGTTTGCGACCGAAGACAAAATCTTCTCTGACGATATTGCTACCCTTCATCAACTGCTACAAACCGACATTCTTCCGAATCTCGTGAGTGAAACCTGTAACCTCAATGAGCACTATGACGACTTCCGAATTTATTAA
- a CDS encoding MarR family winged helix-turn-helix transcriptional regulator has translation MNFYQKLGGLILGSRLRRLSEYFLSEVNKVYAEKGIPFDASWFSMFYLISKNEHISLIDIAETLEVSHSAISQLAKSLEQKGLLESYPSEHDGRKRLIRFTEQGRQLQQAVEPVWAELDEAMQELMQENEANAALLSSLLSVEQSFAQKSLSQRLLKQPPLNLPR, from the coding sequence ATGAATTTTTATCAAAAACTGGGCGGGTTGATTTTGGGAAGTCGCCTGCGCCGACTCAGTGAATATTTTTTGTCGGAAGTAAACAAGGTCTATGCCGAAAAGGGCATTCCTTTTGATGCCTCGTGGTTCTCGATGTTCTATTTGATTTCAAAAAACGAACACATTTCGCTCATCGACATTGCCGAAACCCTCGAAGTGTCGCACTCAGCCATAAGCCAATTGGCGAAAAGCTTGGAACAGAAAGGGTTGCTTGAAAGCTATCCCTCCGAACACGACGGCCGTAAGCGCTTGATTCGTTTTACTGAGCAGGGGCGTCAACTGCAACAAGCTGTAGAACCCGTGTGGGCGGAGCTTGACGAAGCGATGCAGGAGCTGATGCAAGAAAACGAAGCGAATGCTGCCCTGCTGTCGTCGCTGTTGAGTGTCGAACAAAGTTTTGCCCAAAAATCGCTAAGCCAACGACTGTTGAAGCAGCCCCCTCTAAATCTCCCCCGATAG